Proteins from one Mycobacteriales bacterium genomic window:
- a CDS encoding ABC transporter ATP-binding protein, which yields MDHPAVEVHDLHKRYGAVTAVAGLSLNAVAGEVLAILGPNGAGKTTTVEMCEGYRRPDSGFVRVLGLDPVRDATAVRPRVGVMLQGGGGYPGAKAGEMLRLLAAYAARPLDPGELLDRLGLSAAAETAYKRLSGGQKQRLSLAMAVVARPELVFLDEPTAGLDPQARHATWDVVRQLRRDGVTVVLTTHYMEEAERLADRVVVVDDGRVVAVGSPVELTRDGAEGQLRFTAVPGLDLVALAAALPSKVTVSEQRQGEYLVSTGGPVDPHLVAAVTAWCAEHEVLTEDLTVRRRSLEDVFLELTGHGLR from the coding sequence GTGGACCACCCCGCGGTCGAGGTGCACGACCTGCACAAGCGGTACGGCGCCGTCACCGCCGTCGCGGGCCTCTCGCTGAACGCCGTCGCGGGCGAGGTGCTGGCGATCCTCGGACCCAACGGCGCCGGCAAGACCACCACGGTCGAGATGTGCGAGGGCTACCGCCGCCCCGACAGCGGGTTCGTCCGGGTCCTGGGCCTTGACCCGGTACGGGACGCGACCGCGGTGCGGCCCCGGGTCGGGGTGATGCTGCAGGGCGGCGGCGGGTACCCGGGGGCGAAGGCGGGCGAGATGCTCCGGCTGCTGGCGGCGTACGCGGCCCGGCCGCTGGACCCGGGCGAGCTGCTGGACCGGCTCGGGCTGAGCGCGGCGGCGGAGACGGCGTACAAGCGGCTGTCGGGCGGGCAGAAGCAGCGGCTGTCGCTGGCGATGGCCGTGGTCGCCCGGCCGGAGCTGGTCTTCCTGGACGAGCCGACCGCGGGGCTCGACCCGCAGGCCAGGCACGCGACCTGGGACGTGGTCCGGCAGCTGCGGAGGGACGGGGTGACGGTCGTGCTGACCACGCACTACATGGAGGAGGCCGAACGGCTGGCCGACCGGGTCGTGGTCGTCGACGACGGCCGGGTGGTCGCGGTCGGCAGCCCGGTCGAGCTGACCCGGGACGGGGCCGAGGGGCAGCTGCGCTTCACCGCGGTGCCGGGGCTGGACCTGGTCGCGCTGGCCGCGGCGCTGCCGTCGAAGGTCACGGTGTCCGAGCAGCGCCAGGGTGAGTACCTGGTTTCCACCGGCGGTCCCGTGGACCCGCACCTGGTCGCCGCGGTCACGGCCTGGTGCGCCGAGCACGAAGTGCTCACCGAGGACCTCACGGTCCGCCGCCGCTCCCTCGAGGACGTCTTCCTCGAGCTCACCGGGCACGGCCTGCGATGA